In the genome of Neovison vison isolate M4711 chromosome 3, ASM_NN_V1, whole genome shotgun sequence, one region contains:
- the C1QL2 gene encoding complement C1q-like protein 2 isoform X2, whose product MALGLLIAVPLLLQAAPPGAAHYEMMGTCRMICDPYGAAPGGGPAGAKAPPPGPSTAALEVMQDLSANPPPPFIQGPKGDPGRPGKPGPRGPPGEPGPPGPRGPPGEKGDSGRPGLPGGGTGGGGDSEGEVTGALSAAFSGPKIAFYVGLKSPHEGYEVLKFDDVVTNLGNHYDPTTGKFSCQVRGIYFFTYHILMRGGDGTSMWADLCKNGQVRASAIAQDADQNYDYASNSVVLHLDSGDEVYVKLDGGKAHGGNNNKYSTFSGFLLYPD is encoded by the exons ATGGCGCTTGGGCTGCTCATCGCCGTGCCATTGCTACTGCAGGCGGCGCCCCCCGGCGCGGCGCACTACGAGATGATGGGCACCTGCCGCATGATCTGCGACCCGTACGGCGCAGCACCCGGCGGGGGGCCCGCCGGCGCCAAGGCGCCGCCGCCTGGACCCAGCACTGCCGCGCTGGAAGTCATGCAGGACCTGAGCGCCAACCCTCCGCCCCCTTTCATCCAGGGACCCAAGGGCGACCCGGGGCGACCCGGCAAGCCGGGGCCACGGGGGCCCCCTGGAGAGCCGGGCCCGCCTGGACCCAGGGGTCCCCCGGGGGAGAAAGGCGATTCGGGGCGACCCGGGCTGCCCG GTGGCGGAACTGGGGGCGGCGGCGACTCCGAAGGCGAAGTGACCGGCGCGCTGAGCGCCGCCTTCAGCGGTCCGAAGATAGCCTTCTATGTGGGTCTTAAGAGCCCCCACGAAGGCTACGAGGTGCTCAAGTTCGACGACGTGGTCACCAATCTCGGCAATCACTACGACCCCACTACCGGCAAGTTCAGCTGCCAGGTGCGCGGTATCTACTTCTTCACCTACCACATTCTCATGCGCGGCGGCGACGGCACCAGCATGTGGGCGGACCTCTGCAAGAACGGGCAG GTCCGGGCCAGTGCCATCGCTCAGGACGCCGACCAGAACTACGACTATGCCAGTAACAGCGTGGTGCTGCACCTCGATTCAGGGGACGAGGTGTACGTGAAGCTGGACGGTGGGAAGGCGCACGgaggcaacaacaacaaatacagCACATTCTCGGGCTTTCTTCTGTACCCGGATTAG
- the C1QL2 gene encoding complement C1q-like protein 2 isoform X3: MALGLLIAVPLLLQAAPPGAAHYEMMGTCRMICDPYGAAPGGGPAGAKAPPPGPSTAALEVMQDLSANPPPPFIQGPKGDPGRPGKPGPRGPPGEPGPPGPRGPPGEKGDSGRPGLPGLQLTAGATGGEVTGALSAAFSGPKIAFYVGLKSPHEGYEVLKFDDVVTNLGNHYDPTTGKFSCQVRGIYFFTYHILMRGGDGTSMWADLCKNGQVRASAIAQDADQNYDYASNSVVLHLDSGDEVYVKLDGGKAHGGNNNKYSTFSGFLLYPD; encoded by the exons ATGGCGCTTGGGCTGCTCATCGCCGTGCCATTGCTACTGCAGGCGGCGCCCCCCGGCGCGGCGCACTACGAGATGATGGGCACCTGCCGCATGATCTGCGACCCGTACGGCGCAGCACCCGGCGGGGGGCCCGCCGGCGCCAAGGCGCCGCCGCCTGGACCCAGCACTGCCGCGCTGGAAGTCATGCAGGACCTGAGCGCCAACCCTCCGCCCCCTTTCATCCAGGGACCCAAGGGCGACCCGGGGCGACCCGGCAAGCCGGGGCCACGGGGGCCCCCTGGAGAGCCGGGCCCGCCTGGACCCAGGGGTCCCCCGGGGGAGAAAGGCGATTCGGGGCGACCCGGGCTGCCCGGCCTGCAGCTGACGGCAGGCGCTACTGGCG GCGAAGTGACCGGCGCGCTGAGCGCCGCCTTCAGCGGTCCGAAGATAGCCTTCTATGTGGGTCTTAAGAGCCCCCACGAAGGCTACGAGGTGCTCAAGTTCGACGACGTGGTCACCAATCTCGGCAATCACTACGACCCCACTACCGGCAAGTTCAGCTGCCAGGTGCGCGGTATCTACTTCTTCACCTACCACATTCTCATGCGCGGCGGCGACGGCACCAGCATGTGGGCGGACCTCTGCAAGAACGGGCAG GTCCGGGCCAGTGCCATCGCTCAGGACGCCGACCAGAACTACGACTATGCCAGTAACAGCGTGGTGCTGCACCTCGATTCAGGGGACGAGGTGTACGTGAAGCTGGACGGTGGGAAGGCGCACGgaggcaacaacaacaaatacagCACATTCTCGGGCTTTCTTCTGTACCCGGATTAG
- the C1QL2 gene encoding complement C1q-like protein 2 isoform X1: MALGLLIAVPLLLQAAPPGAAHYEMMGTCRMICDPYGAAPGGGPAGAKAPPPGPSTAALEVMQDLSANPPPPFIQGPKGDPGRPGKPGPRGPPGEPGPPGPRGPPGEKGDSGRPGLPGLQLTAGATGGVGVVGGGTGGGGDSEGEVTGALSAAFSGPKIAFYVGLKSPHEGYEVLKFDDVVTNLGNHYDPTTGKFSCQVRGIYFFTYHILMRGGDGTSMWADLCKNGQVRASAIAQDADQNYDYASNSVVLHLDSGDEVYVKLDGGKAHGGNNNKYSTFSGFLLYPD, encoded by the exons ATGGCGCTTGGGCTGCTCATCGCCGTGCCATTGCTACTGCAGGCGGCGCCCCCCGGCGCGGCGCACTACGAGATGATGGGCACCTGCCGCATGATCTGCGACCCGTACGGCGCAGCACCCGGCGGGGGGCCCGCCGGCGCCAAGGCGCCGCCGCCTGGACCCAGCACTGCCGCGCTGGAAGTCATGCAGGACCTGAGCGCCAACCCTCCGCCCCCTTTCATCCAGGGACCCAAGGGCGACCCGGGGCGACCCGGCAAGCCGGGGCCACGGGGGCCCCCTGGAGAGCCGGGCCCGCCTGGACCCAGGGGTCCCCCGGGGGAGAAAGGCGATTCGGGGCGACCCGGGCTGCCCGGCCTGCAGCTGACGGCAGGCGCTACTGGCGGTGTCGGGGTGGTAGGTGGCGGAACTGGGGGCGGCGGCGACTCCGAAGGCGAAGTGACCGGCGCGCTGAGCGCCGCCTTCAGCGGTCCGAAGATAGCCTTCTATGTGGGTCTTAAGAGCCCCCACGAAGGCTACGAGGTGCTCAAGTTCGACGACGTGGTCACCAATCTCGGCAATCACTACGACCCCACTACCGGCAAGTTCAGCTGCCAGGTGCGCGGTATCTACTTCTTCACCTACCACATTCTCATGCGCGGCGGCGACGGCACCAGCATGTGGGCGGACCTCTGCAAGAACGGGCAG GTCCGGGCCAGTGCCATCGCTCAGGACGCCGACCAGAACTACGACTATGCCAGTAACAGCGTGGTGCTGCACCTCGATTCAGGGGACGAGGTGTACGTGAAGCTGGACGGTGGGAAGGCGCACGgaggcaacaacaacaaatacagCACATTCTCGGGCTTTCTTCTGTACCCGGATTAG